The genomic interval ATGGGAGGCGGCAGACGACAGATCGTCACCGGTAAGACGGCCGGATCTTGCAAGGGCCTCGAGTCTGGATTCGGCGGTTAATGCGTCCGGATGCAATTCCTCCTCGTTTAAGTAGGGATTGTAATAATCGCTATGACGCGACAATTCCAGGAGGCGATCAACCGAGGTCCTTGTGTCCCTGGCTGCGATATCCCGCACCTTCGGATTTTCGTGAATCGTTGCAAGGGCAAGGTCTGTTTCAGTGAGGAGCCCCCTCTCCTGCCGGGAGCGAAGCGCTTCAACGGCAGCCCGGCTCATGCCCGAATCATTCCACGCGAGCCTAAGGAGAGCGAACCCGGGGCTTCTGTCGCTGGCGATCACGACGGACTGCAGGTCATGCCATTCCCTGAAATGCACGGCAATGTAGGCGAGTTCCACCTCGCTCAACCCTCCAGCCTTTGAACGCGCACGAAGCGCGTTCAACGCGTCACGGCGAATGTCATCGTGCTCGAACTCTCTGACAAGATCCATCAGGACTGGGGTCGGAGTGCGCGCATCTTGAGCTGCGGCGCTCCGGGCATTGAGATCATCGCTCCATGCCTTCATCGTGAGATCGGCGATAATTTGGCCCTCTTTGGTGCCAAGCCCCCTCTCCCCATACTCGATCGCCGCGTCGCGCACGACCGGATTCTCGTGCACTTCCCTCGCAAACAGGATTTCATCGGCAGAGAGCAGGCCCTGTTCCGCAAGCGACGCCAAGGTCCTCGCAGCCACCTTGGCTACGGAGCTGAAGGTACCCTTGCCCAAGATTCCGGGCCTGAAGGCAAGGTTGAACAAACTGGCCCTGTCGGTCAGCGGATTATCGGCGGCGATCATCATGAGCGCTTTACTATCCGTGGCGCGGGCCGCGAGCATGAGATCGACTTGCGTGAACTGGCCTTTCCGGGCCCTCTCCTCCAGGATTTGAACGGCGCGCGACTCTATGCCCGAAGAAAAAATTATGTTCGGACCTTCGGCAATCCTGATGAGCGCCATGGACGGCGTTCGCTCATTCGCCACGGCAATATTCAGGAACGCAGTATTTTCATAATTATAGGCGAGCAGGACAAGGTCTGCCTCGCTGAGGCTGCCCTGGCGGGAGAAAGCCTTCAAGGCGTTCACGGCCCTGTGAGGTTCGCGCGACCAGAAAACGTCTGGTCCTGACACGGTCCTGATCAACTGGTGTATTCGAACGCCTGAATCAGTGGGGACGTTGACAAAGGAATCGCCTCCGTTGCCATGGCCGATGGCAGGTGCTGTTACGGCCGTAAGTGGATTGGGAACAGCGCCGATTGAAAAACCGGTTGCCATCGCAGGCGTCACGCCTGGCGTCAAGATTCCACCCATTTACCCCTCCCTTAGAATTGACTGATCTTAATATATTTATCGTTTCACATAATTATTTGTTGCTAACAAATCGACCCTCTTGCCCCGGTTGATTACCTTCGTCTGTATCGGCATGCCCCGTGTTTTGTTGCATGGAAAATAAGCTAGATAATTCAGATAGTTAACCTTTGCGAAAACACACAACATTTTCAGTTTTCAGCCGAAAACCATATGGAGACCTTTCAGGGAGGAAATCGGATGGGTTCGACTACCCGCGTGCCGGATCTCGCGACTCGCGCGCCCCAGACCGCCGGCGTCATGCCGCAGGGAGAGGGTTGCGAGGCCTCATGCCAGGCCTCGGCAACGTCTGCGTCAGACAAGGATTTCTACATTCCTGTTCCGCCTCCCTCATGCATCGATCCATGCATCCTGGAAGCGAACAGGCGCGTCGAGGACGTCGATTATCTCTTTTCCGTTGTCTCGAAGACATTCCCCTTCTTCGGCGTGCATTCGCGGCTCGGCTATGAGCCGTGGACCTCGAAGCACGAGCAGTGGCTTAAGCAGGCGCGCCGCGCAGAGGAACCCAGCGAATTTGCCGCAGTGATCGATGGGATGATGAAGGCACTCCATACAGGCCATGCGGCCGTTCTCAGCGAGATTGTGGTTCGCTTCTATGCCGAGAAAGATAATCCATCCATGCGGCCCTATCAGGAGGTCCTGTCGCAGGCGCTCTCAAGCGCTGTATACTGGGATTCGGTCCTGAAGGAGGAACGCAGGCCGCCGCTCAAGTTCGACGCCTATTATCTGGACGGCCGCTACCTCCTCCGGGATGACCTGGAGCTGGTAGACGGAAGCCGGCTCCCAGCCGGCACACCGATCGTGGGGATCGACGGGCTTTCCGTCGACGAGTACATCTCGCGCAACCAGGAGAGCCTGATACTGCGCGAGGATGCGATCACAGGCGGAATCTTCGCCAAAAATCTATTGTCAGAGCTCAGCGAAGATTCGGGGGTAGAGTTCGAGGTGGACGATCTGGGGACCCGCGCGACGGTGCGCTCCATCGACGTGCAGGAGCGCAGCAGATGCATGACCCATCGCCCCTCGCCTGGCCGCTACTTCTACCTCGATCTGATCCCGGGCGAGGTCGCCTACGTCAAGCTCGACAGCTTCAAAAGCATGCGCAAGGAGCCGGGCCGTGCGGCCGCCTTCGAACGCTTCATCGACGAACACGCCGACGCCCGCGCCGTCATACTCGATCTGCGCGGCAACACCGGC from bacterium carries:
- a CDS encoding S41 family peptidase produces the protein MGSTTRVPDLATRAPQTAGVMPQGEGCEASCQASATSASDKDFYIPVPPPSCIDPCILEANRRVEDVDYLFSVVSKTFPFFGVHSRLGYEPWTSKHEQWLKQARRAEEPSEFAAVIDGMMKALHTGHAAVLSEIVVRFYAEKDNPSMRPYQEVLSQALSSAVYWDSVLKEERRPPLKFDAYYLDGRYLLRDDLELVDGSRLPAGTPIVGIDGLSVDEYISRNQESLILREDAITGGIFAKNLLSELSEDSGVEFEVDDLGTRATVRSIDVQERSRCMTHRPSPGRYFYLDLIPGEVAYVKLDSFKSMRKEPGRAAAFERFIDEHADARAVILDLRGNTGGSSVLWSDEILGAMLSSGISTEVYYGLNANETTRDFIDAKIEPISTIFPGERAPANVFDELRRGEINALYRREEFFDGKRKRPLTAKIYLLVDRDVYSSSEMFAAWAKASGWAVIVGEQTGGDGIGVDPFPAVLPNSLMAVRFPWILGASSDGAINEQEGTIPDVVTTWQVEDWRGRCDAVQRMKKLEPEQGIWNETNARELLLKHDPDVAAALRDLRRRD